One stretch of Burkholderia sp. DNA includes these proteins:
- the aspS gene encoding aspartate--tRNA ligase, whose protein sequence is MSMRTEYCGLVTAHLLGQTVSLCGWVHRRRNHGGVIFIDLRDREGLVQVVCAPDRAEMFKAAEGVRNEFCIQIKGLVRGRPDGTINAGLKSGKIEVLCHELKVLNPSITVPFQLDDNNLSENTRLTHRVLDLRRPHMQNNLRLRYRVAMKVRKYLDEQGFIDIETPILTKSTPEGARDYLVPSRVNAGQFFALPQSPQLFKQLLMVANFDRYYQITKCFRDEDLRADRQPEFTQIDCETSFLGEQEIRDLFEEMIRHVFKKTIGVELDTSFPVMPYLEAMARFGSDKPDLRVKLEFTELTDAMKDVEFKVFSTPTNSKDGRVAALRVPKGSELTRGDINDYTEFVRIYGAKGLAWIKVNEKAKRRDGLQSPILKNLHDASIATILERTGAQDGDIIFFVADRAQVVNDSLGALRLKIGHSPFGKANGLVESGWKPLWVVDFPMFEYDEDEARYVAAHHPFTSPKDEHLEYLETDPGRCLAKAYDMVLNGWEIGGGSVRIFQEDVQSKVFRALKIGPEEAQAKFGFLLDALQYGAPPHGGIAFGLDRIATMMAGGDSIRDVIAFPKTQRAQDLLMQAPSPGDERQLKELNIRLRQPAAPKA, encoded by the coding sequence ATGTCGATGCGAACTGAATACTGCGGTCTCGTGACTGCACACCTGCTGGGCCAAACCGTGTCGCTGTGCGGCTGGGTACATCGCCGCCGCAATCACGGCGGTGTGATCTTCATCGACCTGCGCGATCGTGAAGGCCTCGTGCAGGTGGTGTGCGCTCCGGATCGCGCCGAGATGTTCAAGGCTGCCGAAGGCGTGCGAAACGAGTTCTGCATCCAGATCAAGGGCCTGGTGCGCGGTCGTCCGGACGGCACGATCAATGCGGGCCTCAAGAGCGGCAAGATCGAGGTGCTGTGTCATGAACTGAAGGTGTTGAACCCATCGATCACGGTGCCGTTCCAGCTCGACGACAACAATCTCTCCGAAAACACCCGCCTCACGCATCGCGTGCTTGACCTACGCCGCCCGCACATGCAGAACAACCTGCGCCTGCGCTATCGCGTGGCAATGAAGGTGCGAAAGTACCTCGACGAGCAGGGCTTTATCGACATTGAAACGCCGATACTCACCAAGAGTACGCCAGAAGGCGCACGTGACTACCTAGTGCCTTCGCGCGTCAACGCGGGCCAGTTTTTCGCTCTTCCGCAGTCGCCGCAGCTGTTCAAACAGCTGCTAATGGTGGCGAACTTCGATCGCTACTACCAGATCACCAAGTGCTTCCGCGACGAGGATCTGCGTGCCGACCGCCAGCCCGAATTCACCCAGATCGACTGTGAGACCTCATTCCTCGGCGAGCAGGAAATTCGCGACCTGTTCGAGGAAATGATCCGTCACGTCTTCAAGAAGACGATCGGCGTCGAGCTCGACACGAGCTTCCCGGTGATGCCGTATTTGGAAGCGATGGCACGTTTCGGCTCGGACAAGCCGGACCTGCGTGTCAAACTCGAATTCACGGAGCTGACCGATGCCATGAAGGACGTCGAGTTCAAGGTGTTCAGCACGCCGACTAACTCGAAGGACGGGCGCGTCGCGGCGTTGCGCGTACCCAAGGGCAGCGAGCTCACGCGCGGCGACATTAACGACTATACTGAATTCGTGCGCATCTACGGCGCAAAGGGCCTAGCCTGGATCAAAGTCAACGAGAAGGCGAAGCGCCGCGACGGGCTGCAGAGCCCGATCCTCAAGAACCTGCATGACGCCTCGATCGCGACGATCCTGGAGCGCACCGGTGCCCAGGACGGCGACATCATCTTCTTCGTAGCGGATCGCGCGCAGGTAGTCAACGATAGCCTCGGCGCGCTGCGCCTAAAAATTGGCCATTCGCCATTCGGCAAGGCCAACGGCCTTGTCGAGTCAGGCTGGAAGCCGCTGTGGGTGGTCGACTTTCCGATGTTTGAGTACGACGAAGACGAGGCACGCTACGTGGCCGCGCACCATCCGTTCACGAGCCCGAAGGACGAGCACCTCGAGTACCTCGAGACCGATCCGGGCCGTTGCCTCGCCAAGGCCTATGACATGGTTTTGAACGGCTGGGAAATCGGCGGAGGTTCGGTGCGGATTTTCCAGGAAGACGTGCAGAGCAAGGTATTCCGCGCGCTGAAGATTGGCCCGGAGGAAGCGCAAGCGAAGTTTGGCTTCCTGCTCGATGCACTGCAATACGGCGCGCCCCCGCACGGAGGCATCGCTTTCGGCCTGGACCGCATCGCCACGATGATGGCCGGTGGCGATTCAATCCGCGACGTGATCGCGTTCCCGAAGACCCAGCGCGCACAGGATCTGCTCATGCAAGCGCCGAGCCCGGGCGACGAGCGCCAGCTCAAGGAGCTGAACATCCGTCTGCGCCAGCCGGCAGCGCCGAAGGCCTGA